The Persephonella sp. region TGCATTTATATAATCCTGCTCTTTAAGAGGTCTGTTAGCCCGATTAATCCACTCTGTAAACAGACCAACAAGTAAAAGGGCAACATCACCTTTTGTTTTGTAAACTCTGAAAGGGGTGCTTTCCACAACATCTATAAGATAAAGGGGAAGCCCTCTGTAGTAGAGGGCTAAAACCTGAGATATATAGTTTAAGATTTCATCTGCAACAGCGATATTCTTTTCTGAGGATACCTTTTTTAATGCATCCCTGAACGTTTTATAAAGTAAATCTTCTCCTTTCATTTCCTCCTGTTTGCTCTTGCAAATACTTTTAGAGGTAATCCCCAGACCTTTGTAAAGTATTCACCTGCTTTGTGGTCAAATTCATCTTCAGGGCTGTATGTTGCCAATTTTTCAAAGTAAAGCCCGTTTGGAGATTTTCTTCCAACTATTTGGGCATTTCCTTTATACAATTTAAACCTGACTACGCCGTTTACAAGCTGTGCTATTTCTGAGGTGAATGCATCTAACGCTTCTCTAAGTTTTGAAAACCACAGTCCGTTGTAAACAAGGTCTGCATAAGGCTGTGCTACATGGGTAAGTTTGTAGTGGTATGTAAATCTATCTAAAACAAGGCTTTCTATTTCATCATAGGCTTTTATCAGAATAAGCCCTGCAGGAGATTCATAAACTTCCCTTGATTTTATTCCAACAAGTCTGTTTTCAACCATATCTATTCTGCCAACGCCGTGTTTACCTGCAATCTCATTTAAGTCCCAGATTAACTGCCACAGCTGGTCATATTTTTTGCCGTTTATAGCCACAGGCACTCCTTTTTCAAATTCTATCTCTATATATTCTGGAGTATCAGGTGCATTTTGGGGATTAACTGTGATTTCGAATGCATCTTCAGGTGGTTCCTGCCATATATCCTCAAGGGGTCCGGCTTCTATTGCCACACCCCACAGGTTTCTGTCATAGGAGTATGGTTTTTCCTTTGTTGCCCGGACAGGAATTCCATGTTTTTTAGCATATTCTATCTCTTCATCCCTTGATTTAAATTCCCAGTCCCTTACAGGTGCAAGAACTTCTATATCCGGGTCAAGTGCCCATACTGATGTCTCAAATCTAACCTGGTCATTTCCTTTTCCTGTGGAACCGTGTGCTACATAATGGGCATCATATTTGTGTGCCAGTTCAACAAGTTTTTTTGATATAAGAGGCCTTGATAATGCTGAAAGCAATGTGTATCTATTTTCATATAAAGC contains the following coding sequences:
- a CDS encoding argininosuccinate synthase produces the protein MKKRVILAYSGGLDTSVIVRWLTDKGFEVITYTADVGQGEELDEIPEKAKASGAVEAIVDDIKEEFAREYCLPLMRSGALYENRYTLLSALSRPLISKKLVELAHKYDAHYVAHGSTGKGNDQVRFETSVWALDPDIEVLAPVRDWEFKSRDEEIEYAKKHGIPVRATKEKPYSYDRNLWGVAIEAGPLEDIWQEPPEDAFEITVNPQNAPDTPEYIEIEFEKGVPVAINGKKYDQLWQLIWDLNEIAGKHGVGRIDMVENRLVGIKSREVYESPAGLILIKAYDEIESLVLDRFTYHYKLTHVAQPYADLVYNGLWFSKLREALDAFTSEIAQLVNGVVRFKLYKGNAQIVGRKSPNGLYFEKLATYSPEDEFDHKAGEYFTKVWGLPLKVFARANRRK